The Flavobacterium sp. M31R6 nucleotide sequence ATCCTGCAAGGTTTTTTTTGGAACCTTGTAGGTATGAAACATAACGCAAAACAGCAATTCCTACAAGGTTGAAAAAAACCTTGCAGGAAATCGTTTCAATTAATCTTTGTCAAAGTTTTGAACTTTGACAAAGATGACTGTGACTGACCACTCCTAAATAACTCCCATTTTCTTCATTAAGAAAGTGGCACTTTTATTTTTGCAAATACCATCGCGAAGTTTATAGTCAAAATGCAATTCGTTGTTGTTAATTTCAACTTCGAAGCATTTGTTGGTCAGAATATCGGGGAATTCATTAGTAGTTAGACAAACTTCAATATCGTGCGTTGCGATGGCTCCGATTGCTTTTTTGGCAATTACTTTTTTGACAACTTCGATCGTTCCATTGCGTTTGTCATCAGAGTTGGTTCCACGCAAGATTTCGTCCAAAAGGACAAAAGCAGGATTTCCTTCCAATTCATCCATAATTTGCTTCAAACGCTTGATTTCGGCAAAGAAATAAGATTCACTGTCGGATAAGGAATCCGAGAGTCGCATAGACACTAAAACAGGCAGAGGATGAACATTCGCCTCACTCGCACAAACTGGAGAACCCATTCCAGTAAGTACCATATTCACTCCCAAACTACGCAGAAAAGTACTCTTACCAGACATATTCGAACCTGTCAGAATCATAAACGACTGTGGGTGGAATTTAACCTCATTTCCTACTCTTGTTGTCGGGTTCAATAAAGGATGACTTAAATTGGAAAAATCTATCTCATAATTGGAATTTAACTTTGGGTATACAAATTCAGGATTGTTATACGAGAAATTTGCCAAACTGTTCAGCATTTCAAACTCCCCTATCACTTCAAGCCATTCTTCCAAAACAATGGCATGCTGTTTTTTCCAAGCGATCATTGATTTCAAGACGTGCACATTAAATAGAAAAGTTCCATTGAACAGTATGGAGGTCACAAAATTTCCAATGCTATCCATTTTGGAAAATAACTCGGCCAATTGCTCCAAATGAACGCTCGCTTTCTCATTTTGAAAGTTTAGTTTTTGCTGTAAAGCAATTAATTTTTCAGATTTGAAGCTTTTATTTTCAATTTTTTGCACTAATAAACTGTATTGACTGATAATCACATTGATATTATCTGCCTGAGCAATTTCCATTTTGATTCG carries:
- a CDS encoding DNA mismatch repair protein, which codes for MEIYKGNSQNYSEELKAINTKYNTISFFRFISILLFLGSLFYYIKTSESVFVISAILLFAGFLVLMRIHSKLSFQKKIKSALVQINQNEITYLERKSIPFENGLEFNDFHHPYAYDLDIFGEHSLFQNLNRTATFIGKKTLAKQLLTLLPNDEILNNHQAVQELKEKLDWRQEFLAVAKVGQDNETFYKTLLQWSVFNSKPLSKVAVFISYLFPALLLSCFLGYLITSNIVFLSYFSFLFVCNLTILGNFVKRIKMEIAQADNINVIISQYSLLVQKIENKSFKSEKLIALQQKLNFQNEKASVHLEQLAELFSKMDSIGNFVTSILFNGTFLFNVHVLKSMIAWKKQHAIVLEEWLEVIGEFEMLNSLANFSYNNPEFVYPKLNSNYEIDFSNLSHPLLNPTTRVGNEVKFHPQSFMILTGSNMSGKSTFLRSLGVNMVLTGMGSPVCASEANVHPLPVLVSMRLSDSLSDSESYFFAEIKRLKQIMDELEGNPAFVLLDEILRGTNSDDKRNGTIEVVKKVIAKKAIGAIATHDIEVCLTTNEFPDILTNKCFEVEINNNELHFDYKLRDGICKNKSATFLMKKMGVI